The genomic DNA TAAGAAAATTGTTACAGATTTTATCGTGTAATATAAACCTCACATGATACGTTCAATCGTGTCTTTACCGACTCAAATATCAAAAGGAATATCTTCATTGATTTATGACGCTTCCCATTTGTTAACGTTTTCTTTGTATTTTCAAGGGTAAAAATAGTAGCATAGAATTGTAGAAAATTATGACGTAGGGGTGTCTCATCTATTACAGCAGGTCAAACGATTCAAGCGTAGTCGCTACTTAACACGAATATGTGCTTGTCACCAAGCATGCTATTTCAATTTTTGCTGAGATGGGACAACCTTATTGAAGTCTCGTACGAAAGAGGGGGTTCTTATGTATCAAAAGCCAAATCAAGAATTGTGGACAGGTCGCTTAGATAGTGAAACGGATCAGCGCGCATTTCGTCAATTTCAAACCATCCAGTTAGCTCATATTGAAGAGGTTGCACAACAACAAGCAGACGTTGCTTTATTCGGTTATGCCATTGATGAAGGTGTCCGGCTGAACCAAGGTCGTGTCGGTGCTAAAGATGGACCTGATGCGATTAAACGTGCATTTGCAGGATTGCCTGCATCGACGTCATTAAACATAGTGGATTATGGCAATTGGACCCATTCCGCTGATACATTATTCGCTTCACAACAAAAGTTCGGGCATTATGTACACCAATTACTCCAACAGCATCAAAGAACATTTTTATTGGGAGGCGGCCATGACATCGCATATGCACAGTATTTAGGTGTCCGTGCAGCCTATCCTGATCAATCTATAGGTGTCATTAACATTGATGCACATTTTGATAACCGCTATGAGGCGCACTCAACTTCTGGTACAAGCTTTAGACAAATGTTAACTGAGGACGAAAACTTAGATTATTTTGTTTTAGGTATCCAACGCCCTCCAAATACACAAGCGTTGTTTGATTACGCAGAAGAGACGGATACAGCGTACGTTTTAGCTGAGGAGCTTGTCGGTCAAATCGGGCCACCCGTGAAGGATAAAATTGATCACTTTATTAATGCACATGATGTGATTTTGTTTACGATTTGCATGGATGTCGTTGATAGTGCCTTTGCACCCGGTGTGAGTGCTGCTGCAGTGCTTGGATTGACACCTTATACGGTATTAGATTTAGCGAGACGTATTTTAGAATCGCCTAAAGTGACATCAGTGAGTATTGCGGAAACCAATCCAAAGTATGATGTTGATCAACGCACAGCTAAACTCGTTGCACATTTATTATCACATTTTATTCATTGTTCCGCTTCATAAAATGACAATGTAGGTTGCATGATGAGAAAATGATGTGAGCTAAACGATGCATGTGTAACCGATGATATTCGTGTTATCCCATATCCCAGTATTGACGACAAGATTGCACAAGATCTAATATATGTGGACTGTATTGGCGTTTTTTTAAGTAATTTAAATATATCGTTCGTTCGATACTTGGGCGAATTCGAATTGCGCGTAAATCATGTGTAGAGTAAGACTGGTAGTACATACGTGGTATTACCGCATAACCCATGCCTTGATGTACAAAATTGGTCGCTGCTTCAAAGCGGTCGACTTCCATAATAATATTAGCTCGCTCTTCAAGACGTGTAAAATAATCATCAATATGTTTACGAACTTGATATTTCTTATTGGGCACAATTAATGGTAATTTTTTAATTGAAATGGATTTTTGAGGTGTAAATGCGTCTTTAGGCGCGAGCACGACATAGTCTTCCTTGTAAAGTGGCAAAGAAATAATGTCATCATGTCGTATCTCATCATTGGATAATCCGATATGGATATCAAAGTTAATTAATTTTTGTGTCAGTACGTGTGGATCTAATATTTCTGTGATTTGGTAATGTTGCTCGGGATGTATCGTTTGATGCTGGCGTATCACATTGGCAACCCAACGTGCAGCTGATTCAATGATGGCCATTTTAATTTTAGGGGTTTGGCTCATTTTTAAATCATACATTTTCTCTATCGTTTGATGATAGTGTTTGACGAGTTCAATGGCCTCATTATAAAACTGAATCCCTTTTTCAGTAATGGAGATCGATTTCGTTGTCCTTTTTAACAATGGATAACCTAAGTCGTTCTCCATTTTTTTAATTGTCGCAGTCAGTGAAGGCTGGCTAATGTGTAAAATATGTGCGGCTTTAGTAAAACTATTTTGGTTTACAACTTCAATAAAATATTCCAATTGTACAATCTTCATATCGTTCCCTCTTATTTATAGTTTGTGGTTATAGATAATTAGTTTATTTATATTAGTTATTGATAGCTTACCATATTACAATGAGAATAGTAAGAATTGAAAAAACATTGGCACTCGCATATCACAATTGGAGATGATTTGAATGAAACAAAGAGAATAACATCACGATTTTAAAGGGGGAACTGTAATGGGAGAACAAAAACAAGTGCTAAAAGGCAAACAGATGTGGCGCTTTTGGGTCTATAGCTTGATTGGTGTCGTTTGCTTTTTTGTTCCAATTCAATGGCATGGTGAAAAAACGATAATTGTCGACCATGTTCACCTTGCGATTCGATCGGGACTGCATCAATGGATGCCGTATATCGCATTGTTAATGATTATAATCGGGGCATTGCTTCCTATTATGAGGAAAGAATACAAAAAATCAGTGACTGACTTTGTCATTGTATTGTTTAAAGTTTTAGGTGCAGTCATCGGTGTGATGTATGTCTTTAAAATAGGTCCAGCCTTATTGTTTCAAAAAGACTATGGACCATTTTTATTTGAAAAACTCATGTTGCCGCTCAGTGTCTTAATACCTGTCGGTGCAATTGCATTATCGCTATTAGTTGGCTATGGCTTGTTAGAATTTATTGGCATTTTAATGCAACCGATTATGAGGCCACTATTTTAAGACGCCCGGTCAATCAGCTATAGATGCAGTCGCGTCCTTTGTAGGCAGTTATTCACTTGGGCTATTAATTACAAATCGTGTGTATAAAAAAGGGGTATACAACTATAAAGAAGCTTTAATTATAGCGACAGGATTCTCTACCGTTTCTGCTACTTTTATGATAATTGTGGCCCGTACGCTCGATCTGATTCCGCATTGGAATCTTTATTTTTGGAGTTGCTTAGTAATTACTTTTGTCGTTACAGCAATTTCGGCACATTTACCACCGATTTCGAAAGCTTCTACAGCGTATTACAACAATCAAGAAGGCTATCAAGAAGTCGTTGTTGAAGGGAGCCGTTGGAAAAGTGCATGGATGGAAGTTAAAAAGCAATCACACGAAGCACTTCCTCTTGTAAAAAATGTATGGCTGAATTTTAAAGATGGATTAGAAATGACGATCGCGATTTTGCCTTCAATTTTATCGATTGGTT from Staphylococcus schleiferi includes the following:
- the hutG gene encoding formimidoylglutamase; translated protein: MYQKPNQELWTGRLDSETDQRAFRQFQTIQLAHIEEVAQQQADVALFGYAIDEGVRLNQGRVGAKDGPDAIKRAFAGLPASTSLNIVDYGNWTHSADTLFASQQKFGHYVHQLLQQHQRTFLLGGGHDIAYAQYLGVRAAYPDQSIGVINIDAHFDNRYEAHSTSGTSFRQMLTEDENLDYFVLGIQRPPNTQALFDYAEETDTAYVLAEELVGQIGPPVKDKIDHFINAHDVILFTICMDVVDSAFAPGVSAAAVLGLTPYTVLDLARRILESPKVTSVSIAETNPKYDVDQRTAKLVAHLLSHFIHCSAS
- a CDS encoding LysR family transcriptional regulator — protein: MKIVQLEYFIEVVNQNSFTKAAHILHISQPSLTATIKKMENDLGYPLLKRTTKSISITEKGIQFYNEAIELVKHYHQTIEKMYDLKMSQTPKIKMAIIESAARWVANVIRQHQTIHPEQHYQITEILDPHVLTQKLINFDIHIGLSNDEIRHDDIISLPLYKEDYVVLAPKDAFTPQKSISIKKLPLIVPNKKYQVRKHIDDYFTRLEERANIIMEVDRFEAATNFVHQGMGYAVIPRMYYQSYSTHDLRAIRIRPSIERTIYLNYLKKRQYSPHILDLVQSCRQYWDMG